The Leucobacter viscericola genome includes a window with the following:
- a CDS encoding NAD kinase, translating to MTTVHGERARRILVVSHTHREEAVAATIEVVSALREAGVALVLEAQDREDFGSYFDTSGTAELGKDVAVEDLEIALVLGGDGTILRAAELIRGSECPIVGVNLGHVGFLAEMESYDLASTIDRVLRRDYTVEERLTIEVRATLDGDVIAETWALNEASVEKRRRMLEVAVGVDDRPLSSFACDGVVLATPTGSTAYAFSAGGPVVWPGVQAMLLVPIAAHALFNKPLVTGPDSELTVRILPENVGPGVLWCDGRRRTELPAGSVVSVRRSQHSVRLARLNEAVFSDRLVRKFHLPVDGWRGTRSGTGGVA from the coding sequence ATGACCACGGTGCATGGTGAGCGGGCGCGACGAATACTTGTCGTCTCCCACACGCACCGCGAAGAAGCGGTCGCTGCCACGATTGAGGTAGTTTCTGCGCTGCGCGAGGCCGGGGTTGCTCTGGTGCTCGAGGCGCAGGATCGCGAAGACTTCGGCTCATACTTTGATACTTCGGGCACAGCGGAACTCGGTAAAGATGTTGCCGTTGAAGACCTAGAGATTGCCCTTGTGCTTGGCGGTGACGGCACCATCCTGCGCGCTGCTGAACTGATTCGCGGCTCTGAATGCCCCATCGTGGGCGTCAACCTCGGGCACGTCGGGTTTCTCGCCGAGATGGAGAGCTACGATCTGGCCTCCACGATCGACCGGGTGCTACGACGCGATTACACGGTCGAGGAGCGGCTCACAATCGAGGTGCGCGCTACGCTCGACGGTGATGTGATCGCAGAGACCTGGGCGCTGAATGAAGCGAGCGTTGAAAAGCGTCGGCGCATGCTTGAGGTCGCTGTGGGCGTCGACGATCGTCCGCTCTCGTCTTTTGCCTGCGATGGTGTGGTCTTGGCGACTCCCACAGGTTCAACCGCGTACGCGTTTTCTGCCGGGGGACCGGTTGTTTGGCCTGGAGTGCAAGCGATGCTGCTCGTGCCGATTGCCGCACACGCGCTATTCAACAAGCCTCTGGTCACCGGCCCTGATTCTGAACTGACCGTGAGAATTCTACCGGAGAACGTCGGGCCGGGGGTTCTGTGGTGCGACGGGCGTCGCCGCACGGAACTGCCGGCGGGTTCTGTGGTGAGTGTTCGTCGTTCCCAGCATTCGGTGCGGCTCGCTCGGTTGAACGAGGCGGTGTTCTCCGACAGGCTGGTTCGTAAGTTCCACCTGCCCGTCGACGGCTGGCGAGGGACCCGTAGCGGCACAGGAGGTGTCGCATGA